A stretch of Halodesulfovibrio sp. MK-HDV DNA encodes these proteins:
- a CDS encoding DUF1653 domain-containing protein has product MYYRHFKGKFYQTVSEALDTTTEEVVVIYRTLYASDYAWFTRPAAEFFGEKELADGTRVKRFAPIEKDQLPNDVQEYLMTHPVQSFQ; this is encoded by the coding sequence GTGTACTACCGGCATTTCAAAGGAAAGTTCTATCAGACTGTTTCAGAAGCGCTCGATACCACAACAGAGGAAGTAGTTGTTATCTATCGAACGCTCTACGCAAGTGATTATGCATGGTTTACGCGACCAGCAGCGGAATTTTTTGGGGAAAAAGAGTTGGCAGACGGAACACGTGTGAAGCGGTTTGCACCAATAGAGAAAGATCAGTTGCCGAACGATGTGCAGGAATATTTGATGACACACCCTGTACAGAGCTTTCAATAA
- a CDS encoding lactate utilization protein translates to MSSSTESRERILGRLYNAQQYGRDAYIPQKKVWNIKNRSKEENIAEFTERMSAVRTEVFRAKGAAWVAELQKLVEERGQKTLLYAPATPTGKALAENWKKKSSCKLVTWEGSIEEYKDELFACDGAVTGCLGGIAESAAVILWPTIDEPRLMSIVPPLHVVVVEASKIYTSFQDAIKKLKWNAAIPTNALLISGPSKTADIELILQFGVHGPTDLMVFITE, encoded by the coding sequence ATGAGTAGTAGTACAGAAAGCAGAGAACGCATCTTGGGTCGCTTATACAACGCGCAGCAGTATGGACGCGATGCCTATATTCCGCAAAAAAAAGTGTGGAACATTAAGAATCGTTCCAAAGAAGAAAATATTGCAGAATTCACAGAACGCATGAGCGCTGTCCGGACAGAAGTTTTTCGCGCCAAAGGAGCAGCTTGGGTGGCTGAGCTGCAAAAGCTGGTGGAAGAACGCGGGCAAAAGACTTTGCTATATGCTCCGGCTACTCCTACAGGGAAGGCTTTGGCAGAGAACTGGAAAAAGAAGAGTTCTTGCAAGCTGGTAACGTGGGAAGGCTCTATTGAAGAGTACAAGGATGAGCTGTTTGCCTGTGATGGAGCTGTCACCGGATGCCTTGGCGGCATTGCGGAATCCGCAGCTGTTATCCTGTGGCCTACAATCGACGAACCGCGTCTTATGTCTATTGTTCCTCCGCTGCATGTTGTGGTGGTGGAAGCAAGCAAGATATATACGTCGTTTCAGGATGCCATTAAAAAATTAAAATGGAATGCGGCAATTCCTACGAACGCCTTACTTATTTCAGGTCCTTCCAAGACCGCAGATATTGAGTTGATTCTCCAGTTCGGTGTGCACGGGCCTACCGACTTGATGGTATTCATCACAGAATAG